A window from Fragaria vesca subsp. vesca linkage group LG5, FraVesHawaii_1.0, whole genome shotgun sequence encodes these proteins:
- the LOC101308182 gene encoding zinc finger protein 706-like, translated as MTRGKQKIEAQRKNAERNQKPKGSQFEARAVALKISCPICKAQLANAKQLADHYASKHPREQPPAEPE; from the exons ATGACTCGGGGAAAGCAGAAGATCGAAGCGCAGAGGAAAAATGCGGAGAGGAATCAGAAGCCCAAAGGCTCTCAGTTTGAGGCCAGAGCCGTTGCTCTCAAAATCAGCTGTCCCATCTGCAAG GCGCAACTTGCAAATGCAAAGCAACTTGCTGATCACTATGCTTCTAAACATCCCAGAGAACAGCCACCAGCCGAACCAGAATGA